In Meleagris gallopavo isolate NT-WF06-2002-E0010 breed Aviagen turkey brand Nicholas breeding stock chromosome 3, Turkey_5.1, whole genome shotgun sequence, one DNA window encodes the following:
- the LOC104910320 gene encoding dystrobrevin alpha-like, producing the protein MRVCEWTKWRSSCHAYCALMCLPSSSPTLSSVLDSASRLDEEHKLIARYAARLAAETSSSQQQAQQRGAADISFTIDANKQQRQLIAELENKNREILQEIQRLRLEHEQASQPTPEKAQQNPTLLAELRLLRQRKDELEQRMSALQESRRELMVQLEGLMKLLKVRNCI; encoded by the exons ATGAGGGTGTGTGAGTGGACGAAGTGGCGGAGCAGCTGCCACGCGTACTGTGCGCTAATGTGTCTGCCCTCTTCCTCTCCCACCCTGAGCAGCGTGCTCGACAGCGCAAGTCGCCTGGATGAAGAGCACAAGCTGATCGCCAGGTATGCAGCAAGGCTGGCAGCAGAAACTTCTTCATCA cagcagcaggcacagcagagagggGCGGCAGACATCTCCTTCACCATCGATGCAAacaagcagcagaggcagctgattGCAGAACTTGAGAATAAAAACCG AGAAATCCTGCAGGAGATCCAGAGGCTGCGACTTGAGCATGAGCAGGCATCTCAGCCCACACCAGAGAAGGCACAACAAAATCCCACCCTCCTGGCAGAGCTGCGGCTCCTCAG ACAGCGGAAGGACGAGCTGGAACAGAGGATGTCTGCTCTCCAAGAGAGCCGAAGAGAGCTTATGGTTCAGTTAGAAGGCCTCATGAAACTGCTGAAGGTAAGGAACTGCATTTGA